A window of Sebastes umbrosus isolate fSebUmb1 chromosome 6, fSebUmb1.pri, whole genome shotgun sequence genomic DNA:
GAGGCGCTGTCGTCATCTCTGTGGTTTAATTAGCAGCTCTGTTGCAGGCAAGatttaatgggtttttttttaatctcagagcttgtttgtttcttgttaAATTGCAGATTTAAAAGTAGACTGTAAAGTAAACTTTTCACACGATGATAACACTACAGGAAGGGAATCTGATGAACCCTGAAGACCACAGGTGAGCTCTTAAATGTGCTCAAAGCCAGCCAGGTAAAGATCACCTTTTCTTATAGTGtgatttcctgtcagctgagaAGTTCATTTGCTTTGCTCAGTGTTCATATTGTGATGTTATTAGTTTAGTGTTGTTATCTCAAAGCGCTTGTGTTGCTGACTGAGTGGGAACATTGTGTTTTCAGGGTGTTGTGGTCGTTGGCCTCCATTATGGCTAAAGTTTAAGGGCCTCTGTCTCCTTTAAGGCTGCTCAATCTGGTTAATAAACTCATGTTCTAACACTCTGTCATACAGGTTAACATGTGGAGGGGAAATCATtcacattacagtttttctcgattgtttacacacattttctgaaagcatgcctcatactctcagaactctacacacaaatcaaaaaacacacacacaatgggcaaaacccctcaattctcctgcaaaatgaaactttacattcaaaacaatgttatttcttctcaaaatggtattttgttttcaaatgacacacacaaaccatcatatgaatagacatttataagaaccagttgaacactgatgtgctcaatgtaaaacactatgatgaatggaaaacacttcttctccattcatcataataacttaggccttttttttgttactacagacagtacatccataagtgtgttgtaaaatattttagaatattgtttttatactcagaacacacaaatacacggtaacaaatatattttattttccccacaaaaacaatgtacacagtgtacatcccaaccaacacaaagttgcacatacagtggtctacatacaaaacaacagaagaatttactgtatacagttacagtaaaaaaaactatgctgcatcctctcttctgtttcggtctggccacagcacctcatccacatcacaagcaatgtttgcccttctatgctaaagctctgattgctaattgtaacactgtgtgacaggtgtttgcccatgtgatgagtcagtgtgcatagtagggcaattgactttagaattttgaatgacagtgtgttccttgtgaaaacgagattttcttcatgaaaattgtgccaaatgcagagaattgtgtgtagtgttttgaaaaaagtgtgttttagaactgcaatttgagtgtaaagcaggaattgtgcttgtagtttagcagaattggttcagggggttggtgcatgagttacatgttgtggtcattgtgtgtcaagtaccagtatttgtgtgtaaacaattgagaaaaactgtaaaatgttgttGAGGTCAGAAAGTGATTGATTTCTGACTGAATGTCCCAGGAGAGTTACAGGCTACAGGTGTACTTTTATCTCTtgcaatatttcatttatttatttaatgaacaTCAGTATAAaatacaggatgtaaacatgcagGAGTTAGAAAGAATGCTAATTTCCATCCTTAGTTCCTAGGCAGGTAACAATATACAGATAAAATAGACAACATATCCAAATAGTAATATAGTAAGCTACGTGTCTGGACTCAAGAGTAGTGTGATTTGTTCTATGTGTTCCTGTTAGGAGGTTTATTGTTCTCTTATCCACCCATTATGGGTCGATGTGATGTGATTCCTCCATAATAATCTAGTAGGGCAGCAGTGAAATGCCACAAATTTCTGTTGACATCTCTATGTGATGTGCCTGTGTGGATATCAGGGCTGTTTGTGTATTTGCAAGattctggcgatatgatacgtatcatgatacagaagTTACTGTAAGCAACGCGATTTATTTAGATTTGACTGACGGGtcccaaactttctcatttcacagctaaacagtacactacaagatgtttctgaaatcatTTTTAGGAGAGAAATAGCcattacagtaaaagaatattgattaatatttgatcagcgctgcctagttagACCGTTTGatgggagtgattgacagctgctcagagacagcaaggctccagctcggctctgattggttgttttcctccagtctgtgaaatcttgcagctgccattaggagcaccttTCAACGggtaggtcagaggtcacggggGCCAGTTAGTGGTCCCATAactgggcggctgtggctcataaggtcacatgtcgatgtgtacTTGAGCAAAACACCAAATTGCTCATCGGTGTGttaatgagtatttagattagatcctgtgggacaaagttggcaccttggcagcctctgccatcagtgtatgaatgtgtgtgtggatgctgacacgtagtgtaaagcactttgagtggtcggaagactagaaaagcgctatataaatgcaagtccatttaccatttaccatgacATAAAGCTGTCACACAAACTGAAAATCTGTAATTACTGGAGTAACAGTAGCACTGCCGTAGTTGGATACATATATAGAGACATTTATTTACAGAACAATACAGCTCATAGCCAGGTGGATTATTCCACATCATCGTCCTCCCCGGTGGACAGTTGCGGGGAGGGATGACGGGCAGCGTACTCGGCCAGGTTGGTGAGTCCGTACACCACGCAGCAGCTCAGGGCGCTGCGGGTGATCGCCATGTCACAGACCGCAGACCACTCACCAGTTTTGGCGTCAAAGCACTCAACGTCATGGGTGGTGGATAAGCCGTTGAAGCCcccgaccacaaagagacagtCATCGAGCACTGCGATGCCGAAGTTACTGCGGGGGCTCAACATGGACGGCACATCGTCCCACGTGTCGGTGTGAGGGTTGTACTTCTCAGCAGTCTGCAGACGGCTGGTTCCACTGAAACCGCCAACCTTTAACAGAAAAGGTGAAATATGAAGTCGggattactactactactatttgaTTCTCATTTTATACACAACACTCTTGTTAGGCCCGATCAGGCAGAGTGTGTTTTAGCAGCTTTGGGtggctttttttaaaattgttgtTCAATGAGATTAAAGCGTTTTGCGCGCTGCTTTTGCGTTGCTGAGCGCCTCGTGTTTATACAGGAACGCCCTGAACGCCTCgagttgaaaaaaaattcaactcGAAGCGGAAAAGCACCCGACGTTATTGCCGTTTATCAGCTGGAGGCAAATTAGTGCGGTAGCCTACTTGAGATTTCGGTTAAGttgttttcaatattttaaacTGCACTATTAAGTATTTGGGTCAAGGACAGTTCATAGTTTGAGATAAGGTAACGCTAACACTCGTttggtggttgcctagcaacatataaaataagaCACAGCAAAGACTTTGTCTGATGGGACAACAAAAAGGCAATGTGTATGTAGGGCAGTAactgacaattattttcattattgatcagtctgctgattattttctcaattgatAGTTTAGTCTAAAAAATATCAGAGGGAATAATGCCCGTTACAATTTCCCAAAACACAATTTGAAAAATTCTAATGTTCGTGGTTTGATCCGATCAAAACTtataaacccaaagatattcagtttaatatcttggaaaacaaagaaaagcagcaaacctTCACACTTGAGAacacttgaaaaatgacttaaacgatACTGGATtatccagcccgttctcattcccagtgcgtcaaataccgaggctttgtcacggccttcagtgtgtttgataccgccgcacaaggcaccctttagcaccagtttgagacgcaccgggctttccattaactacaatgtttCTCTGGGTTTCGATGATATGTGTTTATCTAATTGAAACCTCTGCCAGCAACATACTTTCGCACCTTTCTGTCTCAGAGAGTTTCTGTGTTGTGAATATCAGCAGTGTTCAATGTGCTTACTGCAAAGATATGGTCTGCATAGGTGATGACCCCGATTCCACTGCGCCTGTTGCCCATGGAGGCGATCAGTGTCCACTGGTCGGTCTCTGGGTCGTAACATTCAGCCGATGACAGGCACTCGTTCCCAGTGAAGCCACCGCAGATGTACACCTGGAGAGAATTAAAGAATTAATAAGTCATTTCTAGACTAATTTCCACACCTTTGAGGATCAAACTTGCCAGTTGCATAGTTAAATAAAGCAGTGAGGTTTGTTCaacttctgtttttctttagtCAAGCTAGAGATGCGCAACTTCTGTGCTCTCCCTGCTCTCACACAGAGCTGTCTGAACTATTCAGAGCTGCTCTTTAACTCCACCTACCTTGCCATGGAGGGTCGTGCAGCTGGCGTCACTCCTCTGCTCGTGCATGGTGGCAATAAGAGTCCACTGGTTGATTGCGGGCTGATAGCGCTCAGCAGTTCTGAGTCGCTCGTGTCCATCATAACCTCCCATGGCATATATGCAACCGTCCAACACAGTTACGCTGACATAGCAGCGGCTCATGTGCATTTGTGACACCTCATGCCAGCTGTGCGTGTCCAGGTCAAACCTGTGCACAGAGCTGAACAGCGCTACACTGTCAAAGCCACCGACGCAGTAAACTGAGCTATTGAGGAAAACCAAGCCGTGGTAGGCCCGGGGAGCCTCCTCATTGTTCGTTACATCGACCCAGAGGTCAGCACGGACATCGTACGCTTCTATTGCATTGGTGGGACTGCCGCCGCTCCAGCCTCCAACGGCAAACAGAATGGCAGGAGGCAGTCGTGGGCGGACCAAGCCAGATTGTTGGTGAAGCACGGCCTTCATGGTCCTGTCGAGCATTAGTCGACACTTTTTGCTCGCCTTCGCCAGGTCGTTGTTTCTCACACAGTCTTTCAAGTAATCTGGATTCATTAAAGCCAGTCTGATCTACACAGAGACATGAGGACAGAAGTTGGAATTAAATTGTCTGAAATAGAGCCTAACCAATACTTTTGACATGGCTGATTTTAGCTTATCAAAGATATATTGCATTTGCAAATACTATGTTGGCCTTtaagtaacaagaaattgcagTAGAGAAATGCCAAACATACGTTTGAGGTCATTTGGAAACGGTGTTGCAAATATGTAATTTGTCCACTAGAGAGcactgacaatttttttttttttaactgaaaaatATTCCTCTCAGTACTGGTATTTGtcacaatttttttaataataaaatttaaagaattcttatttaaaaaaaaaaaaaaaaaaatttggaaaaaaaaatattggccAATATATCGTTCAGGTAAATTTTTTTACACTCAAATATCGATATCAGCCGAAACATCCAGTATCACATCAATGTTCTTTACATCGTTCGGCTTTGGGCTGTTTGACCTTTACACACACTATTTACTGTAATTCACCAAATTCTtccaaaatgttcaaaaaaagaagaaaatattttGAGGAACTAAACCAGATCGTAACATTTCTCATATTTCTATTCATAGATTCATCAGAATCCTACAATCGTTGGATGTTGAAAGGGTTTCATACAGAGCTCTCACAGATCTATCTACATCTCTCTTTATCTTAATTAACCCATTAAGCATTTTGCATTTGTAAAGATGGGAACTGGTCTAGAATAGGACTCAATGTGACCTGGTCTCAGTTTTGATTTTGTCCTGACCTCTTTACATGTGGCCTTGACTGTGCAGACTTTACCAAGGGGGGTTTTGACAGCCCTGATCATACTGTTGTATTCTAGATAACACCATTAGCGAGATGTAAAATATGCAAATCAAAAGTTAATGTAGTAGCGGCTGACTAATTGTTCGTCACCCTTCACTTACGTTGGACAGAAGCAGAGGGATGTATTCTCTGCGTTCCTCATTTTCGTGGGCGATCCAACGAAGGACGGCCTCAAACACCGTTTCCTCCTGCTTCACATTGAGTTGGTCTTTCTCAATGATTTTAACAAGATCCCCCGCAGAGAGCAGCAGGAACTCTTCTGAGGTGGCGGCAATCTCCTCAAAGTGATTCAGCATGAAAAGGAAGGCCTTGTGGTTGGTTTCGGGGGTGTAATGGAAGCCCGTGAACCACCAGATGCCGATGCAGTTCTGAGGGCTCAGCTGCCCCTCCAGGAAGGAGCAGCACACTTTTACGATGCCCATTACATTGAACTGGTCCGCTGCTACAAAAAGCTCTTGTACATTGTCTTGTGTCACAAGAACAGAGTCCGTGTAGGCAAAGTCTATGATGAGCTTCATCATGTCAGCTGTTACATTGGGGATGTCAAAGTCCCGACTGTCTGGGGTCGACCAGTGAGTGAAGAGCTCTCTGTGAGGCAGGAAGGAAGCAACACAAGGGTTTGAAAATAACTCGGTCCACGTTTTTCGCTTCATAGTCACACTTCATAGAATAATAACATAGATAGGAGataggagatagcaggtcagctgtATTATGTCGCATAGATGTGGTGTACATCATCATTGTACGTAGtatctgaagattaatttgacatgcagctcagtactgtgtgtcaagttgttcataaagtcataaatcagaTAAAAGGTGTATAAGGacttatgatagaagtatattaTGGCCATTCCCCTGCTTACTTATGtgaagacaccaagaccttgaggaacaccatacaaaaagccatgctgtgatttggtatcaaaaacttttgacatttggagatgtCTACcagaattgtattttttggaGATTAAATGGCGatcacttctgttctggaaacttcTCAGAAACCCCCATATTGCGaatatacctaggaaagccatccatcctctgaatgctctaggtttctagtttgtggctgtaaagtttcatgaggctgtgattatcctagaggtcaccacaggtcattttatacagtgaggttgagtttaaaaaaatgatctcactacaatgaaatggctactatgaggactaacatcatcacacaggaatacaattgggctcatttaatccacaagagtctcaactACATGAGTTtagtataggcgaaaataacacttcagatatcttgaggtcagaggtcaagggacccctttgaaaatggccatgccagtttttgcttgccaaaatttaacgtacatgtggagcgttatttaacctccttcacgacaagctagtgtgacatggttggtaccaagtGATTCCTTAGCTTTTTTATATGACGACAGTAttttccctctagctttaaaacttaaaGCCCGCCGCAATCTCCGAAatatcgattgtgttaatgcgttaaagaaattagtggccaaCTCACTTGAAGTATGAGCTGCAGTTGCAGAGGATGATCTTGTGCACGTGAAATTCAACGTTGTCCACTCTGATCACCGCGTCACAAAGCTGTTGCTCCAGACGGAGCTCGTTATACACAGCCATCTTTGCTCTTGAGGATTTTAAGTCTTTATAACCAATAGGTGCAGGTTTCTCCTGCGACTCTCAGCAAGTGTATCTAGCTATGTGTGAAACTTCTGCTTCTGCACAGAGATGACGACAGGATTCTAGAAGGGACCATTATGACATCTGGGAATCTTGTGATGAACAGCAGCCTCCATTCCAATTACAAGTTCtacagaaaatattctaaatacagtgAATAcactctctctgcccgctgagcagctgagcggcTCTCGTTTTACGCAGACAGGCCATTAAactagctaaataaaataacaaacattgcCCAACCCTAATGCCTAccattgtttatattttaagtaacctctcgcctgccttcctgctttatgACCCACGGCCGTGCAggtcagaggatgagatcggcgcaTGATGCgcacagatacagacatagatATGAAGAAGTTTTGTATGTgtacagatttcggaggagaccggcggcgttgaaaaaagcttgccctttcaaaactactcgctaactgctaacgttactcacgttaaatagcggtccacttccgtgttttggtacggttggctttcacacctgatgcgaacagTACTCGAGTCCACACgaaccgtactccagaccaccttttcaagtggactcgtgcacggatcgacgaaccgtacccgagtacggtacggagtgTTCACACTAATCATGATTGGCCATTACTGAATCTGGCCCAATTCAAACTGATGATACTGCATTACTCCTTCTGTACTGTAAGTAAGTAATATGCATTCATTACATCACACATTGATGCGCTCTTACTTGCCATTGCACTTGTGCCCACAATGGGCCGAAAAGAGATCATGTTTTAAAACCATGTCCGTTGTGTACTTGTGATGTCACTGGAGAAATTATTAGTTGGAGAGTAGAACCTAATGTAAAATCACTTTTAGAGCTCCAAAAATGCTCAGGTCAACCTTTTGAGAAGATTTCTTTCAGAAAAGTAATCCACAAACTCTCTACTTTTACTGGGCTCTGATTCCATTTCAGTCTGTGTTAGCCAGCTGTTCTTGGTAAAGACTCATACTTTATAAAATGATTCTTGGGTTAGGGTTTCTTGTcgaaaaaaatttcatgaaaaaaaagtcatagtatgtcggagaaaaaaaagtcatattatataatgtcaaaatatttgatgaaaaaaagtcatagtagagtatgtcgaaaaattgacTCGAATAATCAGAGTATAGTTTTGTCGAAAAATAATCATATTATAGTAGGTcgaaaatttgatgaaaaaagtcatagcataatatgtcggaaaaaaatcagattataatatatcaaaatttttaatgaaaaaaagccatagtatagtatatcgaaaaaagtcatgaaaaaaaataagtaatataaaaacgttgaaaaaagtaatattacagtatgtcaacgtttttgatgaaaaaagtcatattataatatatcgaaaaatttgatgaaaaaagtcatagtataggatgttgtAAAAAAATCAGATTATAATATATCTAAATTTttaatggaaaaaagtcatagtttagtatatcgaaaaaagtcataaaaaaaattcatgaaaaaagacatagaatagtgtgtcgaaaaaagctCATATTATAGCATATTGAAATTATTTATGAAAAttattcatagtatagtatgtccaaaaaaatcatagaaatgtttgtcgaaaaatttcatgaaaaaagtcatagtatagtctgttgaaaaaaactttatagtatagtgtcgaaaaaaagtaatattataatcTGTCAaaatatttgatgaaaaaaagtcatagtgtagtatgtgcaaaaaaatgcatattaaagcatatcgaaaaaaagtcatgatatgtcaaaatatttgatgaaagaagttatagtatattatctcgaaaaatttcatgaagaaagtcatagtatagtctgtagaaatatttcatgaaaaaatttcatattatagtatgtcaaaatatttgaTGAAagaagtcatggtatagtatgtcggaaa
This region includes:
- the LOC119489319 gene encoding kelch-like protein 10; translated protein: MAVYNELRLEQQLCDAVIRVDNVEFHVHKIILCNCSSYFKELFTHWSTPDSRDFDIPNVTADMMKLIIDFAYTDSVLVTQDNVQELFVAADQFNVMGIVKVCCSFLEGQLSPQNCIGIWWFTGFHYTPETNHKAFLFMLNHFEEIAATSEEFLLLSAGDLVKIIEKDQLNVKQEETVFEAVLRWIAHENEERREYIPLLLSNIRLALMNPDYLKDCVRNNDLAKASKKCRLMLDRTMKAVLHQQSGLVRPRLPPAILFAVGGWSGGSPTNAIEAYDVRADLWVDVTNNEEAPRAYHGLVFLNSSVYCVGGFDSVALFSSVHRFDLDTHSWHEVSQMHMSRCYVSVTVLDGCIYAMGGYDGHERLRTAERYQPAINQWTLIATMHEQRSDASCTTLHGKVYICGGFTGNECLSSAECYDPETDQWTLIASMGNRRSGIGVITYADHIFAVGGFSGTSRLQTAEKYNPHTDTWDDVPSMLSPRSNFGIAVLDDCLFVVGGFNGLSTTHDVECFDAKTGEWSAVCDMAITRSALSCCVVYGLTNLAEYAARHPSPQLSTGEDDDVE